The genomic DNA GGCTAGGCGGTTCCGTCTGGAGTCGAGATCTCGATCAAGCTCAGCGTTTAGCGTCTCGTCTCGAGTGCGGCTCTGTCTGGATCAACTCGCATTTCGCTGTCGCCCCGCACGTCCCCTTTGGTGGTCGGAAGGAAAGTGGCAGTGGCGTAGAATGGGGAGTGGATGGCCTCAAGGCCTACTGCAACCCCTAGACTGTTTGGATCTTCAAGAAGGCCTAAACTTTGCCGTGTACTGTTATGGCTTGCCGAGGGTGTTTTCCCTCCCGCTGGCGGATGTCTCCGCGGTTGTCGCTGGGACCCGTGTTGGCTGGGGGTTTTCGTTGCTCGATTTTCTCTTTAAGCAGTCGATTTAGGCCCTTTGCTTCCTTGTTTCGTGGTCTCTTCTCTAGCTGCTCGAATCCATGCTTCTCACCgtcctcctgcttcttggaCGTAGTCGCTCGGTCACTTGCTGCCTCTCAACCTCTGTAGTCGCGAATGAATCTGCCATCGCACCTCGCAGCCTATCGGATATAAGTGATGATTTTTGTTTGTTGCCTTGATAAAGCCTTGAAGCTATGAATGGGTCGTTCACCTGATATCCAGCCGCTAGATTTGGGAGATGTCACTAAAAATTCCGCTGCATATAGGTGGTGGATTAGCTCCAAAGAATTATGATATGTGGCTTCGATAAATTCTACAGTCACAGTGGAATATACGGGCACAGACTCAGTCCTCGTGATCTTTCAGAGTCCGGCTGCTGAAACATGATTGGAAACTATTCAAAATAAGAAAGACTAGTTCAGTTCACCAACGACTACCTTAGTATTTTATATGACCAATTGAAGGTTAAATGAGGGTCTCCTAATGAATGACTCTCTAGCTCTCATGTATGCCGCTGATTCAGGGTCCAATTTTAGCTAATTGAATGAGTGAATATTGCTGAATATTACAGAATATTTGCTAAGAGGGCAGCCCTGAGTTCAACCATATAAGAATCGTTAATCATGGAAATCGTGGCAGTAGGTAATTCAAGCAGATAACAGTAAAGAACAGTTTGGCTGGTTTTGTACATGCAGTCCGCTGTAACTTACTGTTTTTTGGTAACCAGACGGGCTCTTCTGTACATCCCCGTACATGAATGGCCCGTCGCCACAGTTCTTCTCCGCCATCACCGCTCACGCTCATGTGCCTTGGCTACATTCAACTGCActtgactacggagtacaatcTCTCATTTGATCTGATGTGATTTCAGGTCAAACCCATCTGAAAGGCCAGAAGATTGTGATCTTTGATAAGCTTCTCTCTGATCTGCAAGACAGACCTCCCCTATGCCTCGCCAACGGAGCAAGGGCTGCATCCCCTGCAAGATCCGCCGAAAGAAATGCGACGAGAGAAAGCCAACTTGCGTCGCTTGTGTACGGAATGTCCTTCTCTGTGCGTGGGACTCGGAGTCACCTCCAAGCCAACCCCACAACTCAAGTAGCAGAGGTCTCAAGGCTAAGAGCCCACGGCTAGGCCGACATCAACTAGCGCCAAAGCGCATGAGTTCGGACCTAGCGTTGTCTGCGGCACCAAATCTCATACATCCTCAACTCGCCCACCCCAAGACAAACTTCCTCTACTCATTTTTCTACGCCCGAGCCGCACAAACGTTGTCGATCAGAGACAGGGAAGGAAACCCCTTCGTGCACGTCCTGATGCCAATGGCTGCGACCAGTGACATCGTCTTTCAAGCCATGCTTGCCTTCAGTGGAGTGGTCTATGAACAGCAGCACTCCAGTAATTTGGCCACGACGACGTGGGAACATTATGCGCAGGCGATTCGCAGTTTGAAGCATGCGCTTACGCTCTATGTGGACCACCAAGTGGACCGCGGGGCTGAACTGGTCGCGActgtgcttcttctgctggccTTGGAGGTAGGCAGGATATGCCCCTTCGGGAGCGGTTGGTCACGTAGAGTGTTTTTACTGATCTCTCGTTCCTCTAGGTCAGCAGGGCAGACTCCGATGGTCATTCGTTCCGTCATCTCAGGGCCTGTCGCGAGTTGGTGTCAGGAGCTTTTGCCCACTGCCCGGATCCCCAACTGTTAGGCTTCCTCGCAGAGTATTACCTTTACAACCTGTCGGTACTCCCTTCTAGCTTGATCGACGAGTTGGATCCGATTGAAGAGGACATTGACTTTGCATTTCGAATCCTACTGAACAATAGCATCCCTGCAACCGGCGTCCTATGTGGATGCGCTCCGGAGATGTTCCGGACCATCTCGAAAGC from Aspergillus fumigatus Af293 chromosome 8, whole genome shotgun sequence includes the following:
- a CDS encoding Zn(II)2Cys6 transcription factor: MPRQRSKGCIPCKIRRKKCDERKPTCVACVRNVLLCAWDSESPPSQPHNSSSRGLKAKSPRLGRHQLAPKRMSSDLALSAAPNLIHPQLAHPKTNFLYSFFYARAAQTLSIRDREGNPFVHVLMPMAATSDIVFQAMLAFSGVVYEQQHSSNLATTTWEHYAQAIRSLKHALTLYVDHQVDRGAELVATVLLLLALEVSRADSDGHSFRHLRACRELVSGAFAHCPDPQLLGFLAEYYLYNLSVLPSSLIDELDPIEEDIDFAFRILLNNSIPATGVLCGCAPEMFRTISKATAISRRLHDEFTSDAGPSVECLLERDNLYNYVQSWLPEHADEENTTIARVYQTALLVLLLQAEPGASDTVAMDALVSNLISLLRMIPVESHTTTVLAWPLATVAPCVKSGTDQAFILQYLGAVVQKYRFGNHRQTEQLLRLIWSRRDLAEQGPYCIPRAMEVQGCRFLLC